The stretch of DNA CATGACAGGTGTTCAAGACGTATACGAGGAACCTTTAAACCCTGAGGTTTTAGTGGACTCTGAAAAACAAGACCCTGATAAATGCGTTGAAGAAATAGTCGGTAAGCTTAGGGAATTTAACCTCATATAAAGGTGATTTTATGTATTCTGAAATAATATTCTTCGTGACGGCAGGGTTTATAGCTGAACTGATAGATGGAGCTCTCGGAATGGCCTATGGCGTTAGTTTAACGACCCTTCTACTATGTATGGGCATACCGCCTTCCACAGCGAGCATGAACGTACATGCATCTGAAATATTCACAACAATAGCCTCTGGGCTATCCCATTTGAAGCTTGGAAATGTGGATGGAAAGCTGTTTAAGAGGCTCGTATTCCCAGGGGTTGTGGGAGGAGTTTTGGGAGCATATGTATTAACTTCAACACCAATTGAGATAATTAAGCCAGCTGTGACTATATATCTGCTCGTAATGGGCTTAATAATACTAATAAAAGCCTTCAGAAAGATGGAGGCTAAGAAGATTGTTAAAGAAGCCCCAATCCTAGCATTACTCGGAGGATTTCTTGATGCAGTAGGTGGAGGTGGATGGGGGCCAGTAGTGACATCAACTTTAGTTGCCAGGAGTGGAAACCCAAGAGTATCCATAGGCTCAGTAAACCTCGCAGAATTCTTCGTAACTATAAGTGAAGTTGCAACATTCGTAGTCTTTCTAGGCACTATAGACTTACTCATTGTAGCATGCCTACTTACAGGGGGAATTATAGCCGCCCCACTCGGAGCATATCTATGCAAAAGGATTCCCGCAAAAACACTAATGATAATGGTTGGCATACTGATAACCCTTTTAAGTATAAGAAACCTATACTTATTAGTAGGCTAAGTGTGACTGATCATGCCAGAAGATAA from Candidatus Methanomethylicota archaeon encodes:
- a CDS encoding sulfite exporter TauE/SafE family protein; this translates as MYSEIIFFVTAGFIAELIDGALGMAYGVSLTTLLLCMGIPPSTASMNVHASEIFTTIASGLSHLKLGNVDGKLFKRLVFPGVVGGVLGAYVLTSTPIEIIKPAVTIYLLVMGLIILIKAFRKMEAKKIVKEAPILALLGGFLDAVGGGGWGPVVTSTLVARSGNPRVSIGSVNLAEFFVTISEVATFVVFLGTIDLLIVACLLTGGIIAAPLGAYLCKRIPAKTLMIMVGILITLLSIRNLYLLVG